tgttcAGTGCATTTAGgcttatgaaaaataattttaaaagtgaaCAGTAAccataaaatgatttttttattattttcaattttcaacaaaataagtaatATCTAAACGCACACACtaaatgccaaaaaaataatatcagattttttttccttcttctctcttttaatGGCTAAATTAGTCGCAGACTtatacaaaatgaaaatttttaaaatgaaatcagatttgaaaaatcaaaatgtaaaatctacaactatttttttaagaagaattatataataaaaaaacttccaaaataaaAGCAATCCAATCTCATTTTAAAAGTCAATAAATTATTAGATCAATCGAGAGAATTGTTGAAGTTGTCATTTCAACCATTAAAATGATGTTATTTATACAGGTGTGTCAGCTACGTAATcaatacaaggaaaaaaaaaaaaaattccatagaTGATGCCTCATTTGTAGAGGTGGCAGCGTTTTATTAGTTAGGAGaacccttataaaaaaaaaaaaaaaaaagaagttagaaCCACTTCAGCAATCTTCTGGTGTATCTAATAATTAATTGTAAACATCTTCCATTGGAGACTTTagataagaaagaaaatcatTCTTAAGATCTGAAAAATGCTAGAGCAAcatttatttggcatttttttagtGCACATGTTTGGATGCGGCTTAATGCAAGACAATATAGGATTAACATTTTCTCATGTTCTGCGATTATATATAGTACAAATAGTAATAGATGTGCAAATATCAAATATAGTAAATAGTAATAGATGTGCAAATCTCAAATAAAACATAAGATGAAGTTGGGTTATCTTTGTgataaaacaaaagagaaatgacttctttctcttttaaagAATAGTGCATAATTTGGCAACTGATTTTTGAGTATTCACAATGGAGTGAACATATACAATTGGgaaatttgataattggatTGGTATTAATTTGCTCAAGTAGTGCAATCCAATTACTTTCCCTACTCATTTATATAACATGCATGTACTTCGTtaacatttctctctctctctctctctctttttctttcttttttttttttggttgtaatgagtgttttatgttttttttattttttattaataggtaatcagaaaacttttataaatgatagaaaaaaGAGGAACACAAtgagttcatgatgatgaacaactagaaaaaacaaaaaatgaacaaacaGCACAACAAACAGAGAGAAATCAGGAAACTAAACTAAGGAATGAtaaaaacacagagagagaagaacaattaGTAAAACCCCCGAGATCACTCCAAAAGGCTACGATGGCATAAAAgctttaactcatccaacgtcttttctttgttctcaaAGAATcgacgatttcgttccaaccacacAACCCACCTTAACTTATCCCATACTCTTTCGTATGGATAGGGTATGGATGTTTAACACTGATGTTATCCTTTTACACCCAtaaaatgggggggggggggttggggaGCTCTATATGAACTTCAATTTAGTGATGCCAAACACAGCCTAGCTTTTAGGGATAGAGAATTTTCTCAACCACCCTAGAGCAGAtggtaaaataattaaacactTGGACAGACAAACTAATCATTTTCACTTTTCTAATCAGCAAATTGTTTTTGCAATGTTGGGATGGCATTGGTTGTTTTCATGAAGCTGATGTTCTTTCCTCCAAAAGAGGAAATTACATCGGTATCAGGTCTCTCAGGACAGGAACAAGCATACACAAGCTTTATAGTTATTTCATGCCTCGTTAGCCCTGTTTAATAAAAAACCTTAGGCTCTTTTAGTTGGATTCTTATTCTAATCAAGGGTTAATTAGTACAATGTACAAGaaagttcaataaaaaaaatactagtatATGATATTGGTTTTCTAGAGCCACATAATCAGTTCAGTTTTttgtattctaaaattattacaaacaTGAGTTTTTAGATCAAGTAGTAGATAATATATGATTATCAatgattggcatgaaatttgatatgcatgttaagaactaGGACTCCTAAATACATGTTTCAGGAAAGACTGCGATTCctaacaacaaagaaaaataattaagaactTCTAAACCAAATAGAAAAAGGGCTCAAAACATATACAGCCCATTCAAAATTATTTGGAAATTACCAAACCCCTATCTTAGCAAGACTTATTAAAACTGAACCAGCAACTTTATAAcctaaagaaaaattttaactcACAGCCTATCAAAGGTGCCAAGAAGACCCCACATCAAAATCAGGCCACAattatttttccttgtttttcctcaaactcTTACTATTTTCTTAGCAGCATATCTACATAGCAATGCTTCATTTACTATCCATCATTTATATTAAGAGAAAATATTGACTGAATTTATTCAGTGTTTCAGCCATCAAACAGAATCATCCACTCTCCTAAGTCTAGTTCTTTCAATTTATCAGCTTAGTTAACACAGCTCCACCTTTTTGAAAACAGAATTGCTTACCCAAACAAAAAGACAAAGGAGAGTCCTTTATCTAATTAACAATCTAGCATCATAGTCATACATCTAAATTTCCCATATTCACTCAAGAACCAAAGAGAGATTGGATTAAAAGTGATCCTAACTCCATAAGAATTTTTTCCACAGAGTGATTCTCTTATCATATAATAATCATGTAGTCATTGAAAAGAATAGGGTAATTAACTGAGATCATACTAATAATCATCAACCATCGCAGAAAACATCATCAATAAGACAATAACAAAACCCCCAATCTTCTATAGAAGTAATCAGATGGCAGAGGGAATACAAtcacaaaacaaattattattattatttttaaaactttctGTTCTCctattttctcagcaaccaatcATATTAGATTAATATATCGTATAAGcataatcaagaattaaaatttagatGCAGATGCTAATGAAACCACATCAggcaacataaaaaaaaaacgcaatAAAATAAAGCTTTCAACATTGAAAATTAAACATagtattatttttctaatttccCTAGATTATGACTTTCTGAAAAGATAAACCTAAAGATACACAAAATCCATAACATAACAGATTAAAACCCAAACTCAAAACATGTAGATTTCGACAAATAGGCACCAACCCATGAAAGAAAATCCCAAATCCCGATCTGGGTATTGCAGAAAAAAAGCCAGTAAGATCGATCAGACAGGGCTGAGGAGCTGAGCGAGATGGGGTTTGGGCTCGGAGTTCATGCCGATGATGATGACCAAAGGAATGAAACCATAGTGGGTGACGACCTTGGCCTTCTTCAGGGCCCAAGTGCTCCACTCCTTGAAGCTCTCACCAATGGATTTTTCCTCTGCAGAGCCCTTCAAGGCCTTGCCGCTCGCTTTGCCCTTGCTTTTCAATGAAACCCTAGACG
This portion of the Castanea sativa cultivar Marrone di Chiusa Pesio chromosome 7, ASM4071231v1 genome encodes:
- the LOC142642969 gene encoding mitochondrial import receptor subunit TOM7-1, with translation MASRVSLKSKGKASGKALKGSAEEKSIGESFKEWSTWALKKAKVVTHYGFIPLVIIIGMNSEPKPHLAQLLSPV